Proteins found in one uncultured Desulfuromonas sp. genomic segment:
- a CDS encoding GAF domain-containing protein, whose product MFAAAPNRLRPILIGFATLAGVAALVYITYGFGFLPQLSHLEQEVAFHHCEQVQTHVEVELDALSALAKDYTSVDASQDETNRAERSWSRHLTQEMLHHHGLDEVVVYDKRGTLLFNRSNAQRGNHDSELCRTAFNLTQLSARPAISGLLHSEQGISLVATRTVSTDHPDHGGDTVILCRRLSPQVIADWSRRLHLDIDLTDLTEITHNNPQQLRRLLQQAQEPHVTVNTTFLEANTLLFDIGKTPIALVRVKAPRQSSMASHTTSVMALLVMSLLLSAIILMTARVFSRRAQQPFSDLAIQIRNHRQHHQLEPLCEQQGTTELARQINGLLDDLNECRQSQIHTQITTNLLKQVVPCAIFTVDHRRVITSWNDRAEQLTGYQADEMIGSSCYRFALSPCHRQCGLFNQQIDKPVMDRECTIRHKNGTLLTISKNANLLRDNQGEVIGGVECFVDMTHHKRDEQALQWEVSLNSRLASLSHAIVQQHADQHEVARQLLSHARNLTGSRHGFIAAINPGGSQSLWDCTSLFEEFYGNNSATIPAAAAGRGSLLHAVYNRKTGVYFNGLERLNVAHLAGGIQKPLRHFMAVPVDDGERIVGQVALANNDEGYSVRDLQAIEQLAELFAVYLAQKPTPAQTA is encoded by the coding sequence ATGTTTGCAGCCGCCCCCAACAGATTACGCCCGATCCTGATTGGTTTTGCCACGTTGGCCGGCGTGGCCGCACTGGTGTATATCACCTACGGATTCGGCTTCCTTCCACAGCTTAGCCACCTGGAACAGGAGGTGGCCTTTCATCATTGCGAGCAGGTTCAAACCCATGTCGAGGTTGAATTGGATGCGCTGAGTGCCCTGGCAAAGGACTACACCAGTGTGGACGCCTCCCAGGATGAAACAAACCGCGCCGAACGGTCGTGGTCGCGGCACCTGACCCAGGAGATGCTGCACCACCACGGCCTTGATGAAGTGGTGGTCTATGATAAGCGGGGAACGTTATTGTTTAACCGGAGTAATGCCCAACGCGGCAATCATGACAGCGAACTGTGCCGCACGGCATTCAATCTCACCCAGCTCAGCGCTCGGCCCGCCATCAGCGGTCTGCTGCACAGCGAGCAGGGCATCAGTCTGGTTGCAACCCGTACCGTAAGCACGGATCACCCCGACCATGGCGGCGATACCGTAATCTTGTGCCGTCGACTCTCTCCGCAGGTGATCGCGGACTGGTCACGTCGACTGCACCTCGACATTGACCTGACCGATTTGACAGAGATCACCCACAACAATCCCCAACAGCTCCGCAGGCTCCTGCAGCAGGCTCAAGAGCCGCACGTGACAGTCAACACGACGTTTTTAGAAGCAAATACCCTGCTTTTCGACATCGGCAAAACCCCAATTGCCCTGGTCCGAGTCAAAGCCCCTCGGCAATCCTCTATGGCGTCTCACACGACATCGGTGATGGCTCTGCTGGTGATGAGTCTTCTGCTGAGCGCCATCATCCTTATGACGGCACGGGTGTTTTCGCGCCGGGCGCAACAACCGTTCTCTGATCTGGCCATTCAGATTCGCAACCATCGCCAACACCATCAGCTCGAGCCGCTGTGTGAACAGCAAGGCACCACTGAGCTGGCCCGGCAAATCAACGGACTGCTTGACGACCTCAACGAATGCCGCCAAAGTCAGATCCATACACAAATCACGACCAACCTGCTCAAACAGGTGGTCCCATGCGCGATTTTCACCGTCGACCACCGTCGTGTCATCACCAGCTGGAATGATCGCGCGGAACAACTCACTGGCTACCAAGCCGATGAAATGATCGGCAGCTCCTGTTACCGCTTTGCCCTGTCCCCCTGTCATCGCCAGTGCGGACTGTTTAATCAGCAGATCGATAAGCCGGTGATGGACCGGGAATGTACCATTCGTCACAAAAACGGCACTCTGCTCACCATCAGTAAAAATGCCAACCTGTTGCGTGACAATCAGGGCGAGGTGATCGGCGGCGTTGAATGCTTTGTCGATATGACCCATCACAAACGCGATGAACAGGCGTTGCAGTGGGAGGTTTCCCTCAACAGTCGTTTGGCCAGCCTGTCCCATGCCATTGTCCAGCAACACGCCGATCAGCATGAAGTCGCCCGACAATTGCTCAGCCATGCCCGCAATCTCACCGGCAGCCGCCATGGCTTTATCGCTGCGATCAATCCCGGCGGCAGCCAATCCTTATGGGACTGCACCTCGCTGTTTGAGGAGTTTTACGGCAACAACAGCGCCACCATTCCAGCGGCAGCAGCGGGACGCGGCTCCCTGTTGCACGCGGTGTACAATCGCAAGACCGGTGTCTACTTTAACGGGTTGGAACGTCTCAACGTTGCGCATCTGGCTGGGGGGATTCAGAAACCGTTGCGCCACTTTATGGCGGTGCCGGTGGATGATGGTGAGCGCATCGTCGGTCAGGTGGCGCTCGCCAACAATGACGAGGGCTACTCGGTGCGTGATCTGCAGGCCATTGAGCAGCTGGCTGAGCTGTTCGCCGTTTACCTGGCCCAGAAACCGACTCCAGCACAAACCGCCTGA
- a CDS encoding triphosphoribosyl-dephospho-CoA synthase — protein MIRMPLYAPLTTICKTLPDDRLSEAFCRGARRELLLTPKPGLVDVFDNGSHDDLNLIVMQQSIDLLPLYYHELMAIPLCPFDSEAVRAIGLAAEERMMIHCGTNTHKGYVFLSGLVLLALRCGGDLRHNIRQLSRRLFADGRQSSHGTACRQLYGCTGIVGECLDGLPALFEQGLPCYRSYRNQGMDETRAALALMGRLMQVVEDTTSYHRVGMHGATVVRHDGIVLEKRLAAGGEVEDWLVQRNHHYRQLNLTMGGVADILALTFALDQLLDEEGLHNDKIL, from the coding sequence ATGATCAGGATGCCGTTATACGCGCCGCTTACCACCATCTGCAAAACTTTACCCGATGATCGGCTCAGTGAGGCGTTTTGCCGCGGTGCGCGCCGTGAGCTGCTGCTGACGCCCAAGCCGGGTCTGGTCGATGTGTTTGACAACGGCTCCCATGACGACCTCAACCTGATTGTCATGCAGCAGTCCATTGACCTGCTGCCGCTGTATTATCATGAGCTCATGGCCATTCCGCTCTGCCCCTTTGATTCTGAGGCGGTTCGTGCCATCGGTCTGGCTGCCGAAGAACGGATGATGATCCATTGCGGCACCAATACGCACAAAGGGTATGTGTTTCTCAGCGGCCTGGTTTTGCTCGCCCTGCGATGTGGTGGCGATCTGCGCCATAATATCCGTCAATTGAGTCGCCGGCTTTTTGCCGATGGTCGCCAGAGCAGCCATGGCACGGCTTGCCGGCAACTCTATGGTTGCACGGGGATTGTCGGAGAGTGTCTTGACGGGCTGCCGGCCCTGTTTGAACAGGGGTTGCCCTGTTATCGGAGCTACCGCAATCAGGGGATGGATGAAACACGCGCAGCGCTGGCTCTGATGGGACGGCTGATGCAAGTGGTTGAAGATACCACCAGCTATCACCGGGTGGGAATGCACGGTGCCACAGTGGTCCGCCATGATGGTATCGTCCTGGAAAAGCGCCTGGCTGCCGGGGGCGAAGTGGAGGACTGGCTGGTGCAGCGCAACCACCATTATCGTCAGTTGAACCTGACCATGGGCGGAGTCGCCGACATTTTGGCGCTGACGTTTGCTCTGGATCAGCTGCTTGATGAAGAAGGACTGCATAATGATAAGATTCTATGA
- a CDS encoding ATP-binding protein — translation MNTSLQIIKNGLLLCLFALLLAYFKGPSLLYGSLSFILIATYHLVTDQRFTAEQLADSGLMTLHLALYLLLCTLLIWATTGEEESHYWIIYFLPIVVAGTNLTLLHTLGTCLFSSLFYLVLIPSAIWKNPVELADDLPEFLISCVTFFIVGILIHGFAEQHRRQLKQQKHLNDLLLDNRNALQSSLRKLEAAEETLRRKDRLAALGEMSAGLAHEIRNPLGIIASSAQLLQSQLKNANTGQLDLLDVIREESTRLNDLVTTFLRFGRPGEPRLKSQQLESLIQKTVEQLRPIAEQHQVALNFTPDHPTIMLHVDADMIQQLLLNLLLNAIEACPQQGKVTIEALCKEGQAHIDITDTGSGISQDILPNIFNPFFTTKDHGTGLGLATAHNIAQSHGGDIHVTSQPGRGSRFRVTLPLETH, via the coding sequence ATGAACACCTCGCTGCAAATTATCAAAAACGGCCTGCTGCTGTGTCTGTTTGCCTTGCTGTTGGCCTACTTCAAAGGGCCGAGCCTGCTCTACGGCAGCCTGTCGTTTATTCTGATTGCCACCTACCACCTGGTGACGGACCAGCGCTTCACCGCTGAACAACTGGCGGATTCCGGACTGATGACACTCCACCTCGCCCTTTATCTGCTGTTGTGTACCTTGCTGATCTGGGCCACGACCGGCGAAGAGGAGAGCCATTACTGGATCATTTACTTCCTGCCCATTGTTGTTGCCGGAACCAACCTGACGCTGCTCCACACCTTGGGCACCTGTTTGTTTTCATCGCTGTTTTATCTGGTTCTGATCCCCAGCGCTATCTGGAAAAACCCTGTTGAACTGGCGGATGACCTGCCGGAATTCCTTATTTCCTGCGTGACGTTTTTTATTGTCGGCATTCTCATCCACGGCTTCGCGGAGCAACATCGCCGGCAACTGAAACAGCAAAAACATCTCAATGATCTGCTGCTCGACAACCGCAACGCCCTGCAAAGCTCTCTGCGCAAACTGGAAGCGGCCGAAGAGACCCTACGCCGCAAAGACCGCCTGGCCGCCTTGGGGGAGATGTCCGCAGGACTGGCTCATGAAATCCGCAACCCGCTGGGCATCATTGCCTCCTCAGCACAACTGCTGCAGAGTCAGCTTAAAAATGCCAACACCGGGCAACTGGATCTGCTTGATGTCATCCGCGAGGAGAGCACGCGCCTCAACGATCTGGTGACAACATTTCTCCGTTTTGGCCGCCCCGGCGAACCCCGACTCAAATCACAGCAGCTGGAATCTCTGATCCAGAAAACCGTCGAACAGCTGCGCCCCATTGCCGAGCAACATCAGGTTGCTCTCAACTTCACACCGGACCACCCGACAATAATGCTCCATGTCGATGCGGACATGATTCAACAGCTGCTGCTCAACCTGTTACTCAATGCCATCGAGGCCTGCCCGCAACAGGGAAAGGTCACGATTGAAGCCCTGTGCAAAGAAGGTCAGGCGCACATCGACATCACGGACACCGGTAGCGGTATCTCCCAAGACATTTTGCCGAATATCTTCAATCCTTTTTTTACCACCAAGGATCACGGCACCGGTCTGGGACTGGCCACGGCACACAATATTGCCCAGAGTCACGGTGGTGATATCCATGTCACCAGCCAGCCCGGGCGCGGCAGCCGCTTCCGTGTCACCCTGCCCCTGGAGACCCATTAG
- the citD gene encoding citrate lyase acyl carrier protein, producing MNICCKAQAGTMQSSDLMVFVEPADTLVIEIESTVLKQFEHLIRQRIEDKLEELGVMQVKMRVSDRGALDYAIDARIEAAIRRAQGEK from the coding sequence ATGAATATTTGTTGTAAAGCCCAGGCTGGAACAATGCAGTCGAGTGACCTGATGGTGTTTGTTGAACCGGCTGACACACTGGTCATTGAGATCGAATCGACGGTTCTCAAACAGTTTGAACACCTGATCCGTCAACGGATTGAGGATAAATTAGAGGAACTTGGTGTGATGCAGGTCAAGATGCGGGTCAGTGACCGCGGCGCGTTGGATTACGCCATTGATGCTCGTATCGAAGCAGCGATCCGCCGGGCGCAGGGAGAAAAATAA
- the citX gene encoding citrate lyase holo-[acyl-carrier protein] synthase: MMLLQSLNIETEPSSIVCDGLRRDLLDAREQRQWEIDRFVQSGHAAVIQIATNIPGADKAPDGCDALVAWAQTQLEESLQAVTVLHSCDRAGVYSLLISSQEAIRCKQVAIDVELSRPFARLLDIDVYGALSGQIHRQALGYPARPCLLCEANATDCIRSERHDQDAVIRAAYHHLQNFTR, translated from the coding sequence ATGATGTTATTGCAGTCATTGAATATCGAGACGGAACCATCATCGATTGTGTGCGACGGATTAAGGCGTGACCTGCTCGATGCCCGTGAACAGCGTCAATGGGAGATTGATCGCTTTGTCCAATCGGGCCATGCCGCAGTGATTCAGATTGCCACCAATATTCCCGGAGCCGACAAGGCGCCCGATGGCTGTGATGCCCTGGTGGCCTGGGCGCAGACGCAACTTGAGGAATCGTTGCAAGCGGTGACGGTGCTGCACAGCTGTGATCGGGCCGGAGTGTACAGCTTACTGATCAGCTCGCAGGAGGCAATCCGCTGCAAACAGGTGGCGATTGATGTTGAACTGTCACGCCCGTTTGCCCGGCTGCTCGATATTGATGTTTACGGTGCGCTCAGTGGCCAGATCCATCGCCAGGCGTTGGGTTACCCGGCCCGCCCCTGTTTGTTGTGTGAAGCCAATGCCACGGACTGTATAAGGAGTGAACGTCATGATCAGGATGCCGTTATACGCGCCGCTTACCACCATCTGCAAAACTTTACCCGATGA
- the citF gene encoding citrate lyase subunit alpha, with amino-acid sequence MARTSMGRWIPESFHGRSCQPYQDPFSRQPDQQRASRPLRRINPGQSKVIASLTEAIEAAGLQSGMCIATHHHLRNGDALLGMVVRAIHALGLRDIVIASSSIHPVHAELLPYVHDGTIAAFECGVNGLIGELASKGEITCPITVRTHGGRARALMSGEVQVDVAFIAAPCCDCYGNINGFSGPSACGSLGYAKVDADCAQTVIAVTDNLQPYPVAPISIAQTQVDYVVEVERLGDPQKIVSTTTRTTTDPIGLMIAGYAAEVIEASGLLKDGFSFQTGSGGTSLAVAEQVRDKMLAGKIKGSFGSGGITGYFVDMLEHDLFRSLFDVQCFDLQAVQSIGRHPGHVEIDADMYANPFNRGAVVNQLDVVMLGATEVDVDFNVNVNTESNGYLLHNTGGHSDTAAGAKLSVITVPSIRGRLPIVRDAVTTITTPGETIDVIVTERGIAVNERHDDLRRELEKRHLPVKDIRQLQKEILALTGQPKPVEFEDDVIAVIEYRDGTIIDCVRRIKA; translated from the coding sequence ATGGCGCGCACTAGTATGGGACGCTGGATTCCGGAGTCGTTTCACGGCCGGAGTTGTCAGCCCTATCAGGACCCGTTTTCACGGCAACCCGACCAGCAACGGGCCAGTCGTCCGTTACGACGGATCAACCCCGGCCAGAGTAAAGTGATCGCTTCACTGACCGAGGCCATTGAAGCCGCCGGACTCCAGAGCGGCATGTGCATTGCCACCCACCACCATTTGCGTAACGGCGATGCCCTGCTTGGCATGGTGGTGCGGGCCATTCACGCTTTGGGCTTGCGCGATATTGTCATCGCTTCCAGCTCGATCCATCCGGTGCATGCCGAATTGCTGCCCTATGTTCACGACGGCACCATTGCCGCGTTTGAATGTGGCGTTAATGGTTTAATCGGTGAGCTGGCCAGCAAAGGGGAGATTACCTGCCCCATCACGGTACGTACCCATGGTGGCCGGGCACGCGCCCTGATGAGTGGCGAAGTGCAGGTGGATGTGGCGTTTATTGCCGCACCCTGTTGCGACTGTTACGGCAATATCAATGGTTTTTCCGGGCCGTCGGCTTGCGGTTCTCTCGGCTATGCCAAGGTAGATGCCGACTGTGCTCAAACCGTGATTGCCGTGACCGACAATCTGCAGCCCTACCCGGTCGCGCCGATCTCCATTGCCCAGACCCAGGTGGACTATGTGGTGGAAGTGGAGCGCCTTGGTGATCCGCAGAAAATCGTCTCCACCACCACCCGCACCACCACCGATCCCATCGGGCTGATGATTGCCGGTTATGCGGCCGAGGTGATTGAAGCGTCGGGTCTACTCAAAGATGGTTTTTCCTTTCAGACCGGCAGTGGTGGCACCAGCCTCGCTGTGGCCGAGCAGGTGCGCGACAAGATGCTGGCCGGGAAGATCAAAGGCAGCTTCGGCAGTGGTGGTATCACCGGCTATTTTGTCGACATGCTCGAACACGATCTGTTCCGCAGTTTGTTTGATGTGCAGTGCTTTGATTTGCAGGCCGTGCAGTCCATCGGCCGTCATCCCGGCCATGTTGAGATCGATGCGGACATGTACGCCAACCCGTTCAATCGGGGGGCGGTGGTCAACCAGCTCGATGTGGTAATGCTCGGTGCCACCGAGGTGGATGTGGACTTTAACGTCAATGTCAATACCGAGTCCAACGGCTACCTGCTGCACAACACCGGCGGCCACAGTGATACCGCTGCCGGAGCCAAATTGTCGGTGATTACCGTGCCGTCCATTCGTGGCCGGCTGCCGATTGTACGTGATGCGGTGACGACAATCACCACGCCGGGAGAGACCATTGATGTCATTGTCACCGAGCGCGGTATTGCCGTCAATGAACGCCACGATGATCTGCGCCGCGAACTGGAGAAACGCCATCTTCCAGTCAAGGATATTCGCCAATTACAGAAAGAGATTCTTGCCCTGACCGGTCAACCCAAGCCTGTGGAGTTCGAGGATGATGTTATTGCAGTCATTGAATATCGAGACGGAACCATCATCGATTGTGTGCGACGGATTAAGGCGTGA
- the citC gene encoding [citrate (pro-3S)-lyase] ligase, translating into MVQQVVTDEQRGAVAQFLARFDLDYEPVYDDLLAVWDTRGRIVACGARQQALLKMIAIDPAEQNSPMFGQLVGALVKSGFETGVETFFVVTRPQHTLSFEAVNFRLLCLSDQVALLEYGPGLSAYVERHQHARHPGNNGAVVVNANPFTLGHRYLIETAAQQVDRLYVFVVEEECSSFPFAVRYDLVCRGVADLDNVEVLPSGPYAVSAITFPGYFLRDSALVEAQQHQLDAVLFARQLAPRFTICRRFIGSEPYCAVTRRYNQALQKILPTLGIDVVEVPRTTTSGGAISASTVRELLQQRAINTLEKLVPSTTLHYLESDAFNGLGPVAGRH; encoded by the coding sequence ATGGTTCAACAGGTGGTGACGGACGAACAGCGCGGTGCGGTGGCACAGTTTCTAGCGCGGTTCGATCTCGACTATGAGCCGGTATATGATGATTTGCTGGCGGTGTGGGATACCCGTGGCCGGATTGTGGCATGTGGTGCCCGTCAGCAGGCTTTGCTGAAAATGATCGCCATCGATCCTGCCGAGCAGAACAGTCCGATGTTTGGTCAGCTGGTTGGAGCCCTGGTAAAAAGTGGCTTTGAGACCGGTGTCGAAACCTTCTTTGTCGTCACCCGCCCGCAACATACCCTGAGTTTTGAAGCGGTCAATTTTCGTCTGCTGTGCCTGTCCGACCAGGTGGCGCTATTGGAATATGGTCCGGGGCTGAGCGCCTACGTTGAGCGCCATCAACACGCGCGTCATCCCGGCAACAACGGTGCCGTGGTGGTCAATGCCAATCCGTTTACCCTTGGCCATCGCTATCTGATTGAGACCGCGGCTCAGCAAGTGGACCGACTTTATGTGTTTGTGGTCGAAGAGGAGTGTTCCAGTTTTCCCTTTGCGGTGCGTTACGATCTGGTGTGCCGGGGTGTTGCTGATCTGGATAATGTCGAGGTTTTGCCCAGCGGCCCCTATGCGGTCAGCGCTATCACTTTTCCCGGTTATTTCCTGCGCGACAGTGCTCTGGTTGAAGCGCAGCAGCATCAGCTTGATGCCGTACTGTTTGCCCGTCAGTTGGCGCCCCGCTTTACCATCTGCCGCCGTTTTATCGGCAGTGAGCCCTATTGTGCCGTGACCCGGCGTTACAACCAGGCGTTGCAGAAAATTCTGCCCACATTGGGGATTGACGTTGTTGAAGTGCCGCGTACAACCACCAGTGGTGGCGCGATCAGTGCGTCAACCGTGCGCGAACTGTTGCAACAACGTGCGATCAACACACTGGAGAAACTGGTGCCGTCGACCACGTTGCATTACCTGGAATCTGACGCATTTAACGGGCTGGGCCCGGTGGCCGGGAGGCACTGA
- a CDS encoding PPC domain-containing DNA-binding protein, with protein MENIWFKECSGGRRFLVKISQGEWLVDSLRRFAAEAGVRSAVILSAVGSVTQVTFRGIKAGAKLPITEARMTVHDVEGPLELLGLEGNMVPNDQEQCDCHVHILMSRSSGEVIGGHLFDARVFASCEIILSEFHGAGVERHMSQSGGISTIYLED; from the coding sequence ATGGAAAATATATGGTTTAAAGAATGTTCCGGTGGGCGTCGCTTTTTGGTCAAGATTTCTCAGGGCGAATGGCTGGTGGACTCTCTGCGCCGTTTTGCGGCTGAAGCGGGTGTCCGCAGTGCGGTGATCCTTTCGGCGGTCGGTTCGGTGACCCAGGTGACCTTTCGTGGCATCAAAGCCGGCGCCAAGTTGCCGATCACCGAGGCGCGCATGACGGTTCACGATGTCGAGGGTCCGCTCGAGTTGCTCGGGCTGGAGGGCAATATGGTGCCCAACGACCAGGAACAATGTGATTGCCACGTGCATATTCTCATGTCGCGCTCCTCCGGTGAAGTGATCGGTGGTCATCTGTTTGATGCGCGGGTGTTTGCCAGTTGTGAAATTATCCTCAGTGAATTTCACGGTGCGGGCGTTGAGCGTCACATGTCGCAAAGTGGTGGGATTTCGACCATCTATCTGGAGGATTAA
- a CDS encoding aldolase/citrate lyase family protein — protein sequence MKDELSLRRSLLYVPGNMPSMLQNVPLFPCDAVFVDLEDAVPLNEKDAARILVSRFIASYGQRNKEVFVRINALDTPWGHDDLRQVLPSRPDGIRLPKADTPEIVERLDTLLTEMEEELGVTIGTFKVIPSIESALGVINAIKIARCSSRVIALAFGAEDYTASMEIERTKGGEELFHARARVLWAAKAAGIQAIDTIFADVGDMDSFRHEVQLIKNLGFTGKSLVNPRQIGVVHEVFAPKQGEINYALQVIEAIVRAREMGTGVISLDGKMVDAPVVKRAARMIKTAVSQGLLEYELDDEVIYGAH from the coding sequence ATGAAGGATGAGCTTTCCCTGCGGCGCTCTTTGCTCTATGTGCCGGGCAATATGCCGTCGATGTTGCAGAACGTGCCGTTGTTCCCTTGTGATGCGGTGTTTGTCGATCTTGAAGACGCGGTGCCGCTCAACGAAAAAGACGCCGCGCGCATTCTTGTCAGCCGTTTTATTGCCTCCTATGGGCAGCGCAATAAAGAGGTGTTTGTGCGCATCAATGCGCTGGATACGCCATGGGGCCATGACGACTTGCGTCAGGTGTTGCCGTCACGGCCGGACGGGATTCGCCTGCCCAAGGCCGATACCCCGGAGATTGTCGAGCGGCTCGATACCCTGCTTACCGAGATGGAAGAGGAACTCGGGGTCACCATTGGCACGTTTAAAGTGATCCCCTCGATTGAGAGCGCTCTGGGCGTGATCAATGCCATCAAAATCGCCCGCTGCTCATCGCGGGTGATTGCTCTGGCGTTTGGCGCCGAAGATTACACCGCCAGTATGGAGATCGAGCGCACCAAAGGGGGCGAAGAGCTGTTCCATGCTCGGGCCCGGGTGTTGTGGGCCGCCAAGGCTGCCGGCATTCAGGCGATTGACACCATCTTTGCCGATGTCGGCGACATGGACAGCTTTCGCCATGAAGTGCAATTGATCAAGAATCTCGGCTTTACCGGCAAGTCTTTGGTCAATCCCCGCCAGATTGGCGTGGTGCATGAGGTGTTTGCACCAAAACAGGGGGAGATCAATTACGCCTTACAAGTGATTGAAGCGATTGTCCGGGCGCGGGAAATGGGCACCGGGGTGATCTCCCTTGACGGCAAAATGGTCGATGCCCCGGTGGTCAAGCGGGCGGCGCGGATGATCAAAACCGCCGTGTCTCAGGGCTTGTTGGAGTATGAACTCGATGATGAGGTGATCTATGGCGCGCACTAG
- a CDS encoding sigma-54 dependent transcriptional regulator, translating into MAHILIVDDEKNYRIVLGQLLEGAGHHVTSADNPYAALDILAREQVDLIVSDLKMPRMSGLDLLRHVNDEIGPLPFIMLTAFATVETALEAMKIGAFDYLLKPFDNEEILLTVDKALDYSKLQNENWLLRRELEQNRDRTLVGNSPAMETLRNQIAQVAPAKTSILITGESGTGKELVAQALHRLSPRGNKALVSINCAAFAENLLESELFGHERGAFTGALERKKGLMEVSDGGTLFLDEIGEFPLNLQPKLLRVLQEKTFRRVGGTAEISSDVRIIAATHRNLEQMITEGTFREDLYYRLNVVSLHLPPLRHRREDIPLLSQLFLERLSRDMGCPLPQLSSQAQHDLYHYNWPGNVRELQNILERGLLFCDGPTLEQNHLPQQFHCQAPQRNSCPETAAMPLEKPLPEHLETIEQKLIQAALIEARGVQAKAAELLGISRSNLQYKLKKYHLV; encoded by the coding sequence ATGGCACATATTCTCATCGTCGACGACGAAAAAAACTATCGCATTGTTCTCGGCCAATTACTCGAAGGGGCCGGCCATCATGTGACCAGTGCCGACAATCCTTATGCGGCTCTGGACATTCTGGCCCGGGAACAGGTTGATCTGATTGTTTCGGATCTGAAAATGCCGCGCATGAGCGGTCTCGATCTTCTGCGCCATGTCAATGACGAGATCGGTCCCTTGCCGTTTATCATGTTGACGGCCTTTGCCACGGTAGAGACGGCCTTGGAGGCCATGAAGATTGGGGCCTTTGACTATCTGCTCAAGCCGTTTGATAACGAGGAGATTCTGCTCACCGTCGACAAAGCGCTGGACTATTCCAAACTGCAGAACGAAAACTGGTTGCTGCGCCGCGAGCTGGAGCAAAATCGCGACCGCACCCTGGTTGGCAACAGTCCGGCCATGGAAACCCTGCGCAACCAGATCGCCCAGGTGGCACCAGCCAAAACCTCCATTCTCATCACCGGAGAAAGCGGCACCGGCAAGGAGCTGGTCGCCCAGGCATTGCACCGACTCAGCCCGCGCGGTAACAAGGCGCTGGTCTCCATCAACTGCGCTGCCTTTGCCGAAAACCTGTTGGAAAGCGAACTGTTCGGCCACGAACGTGGTGCCTTTACCGGGGCTCTGGAGCGAAAGAAAGGGCTGATGGAAGTGTCGGACGGCGGCACGCTGTTTTTGGATGAAATCGGCGAATTCCCCCTCAATCTGCAACCGAAATTACTCCGTGTCCTGCAGGAAAAAACCTTCCGTCGGGTCGGTGGAACGGCCGAGATCAGCAGCGACGTCCGCATCATCGCCGCCACGCATCGTAACCTGGAACAGATGATCACAGAGGGGACATTTCGCGAAGACCTGTATTACCGCCTCAATGTGGTGTCTCTACATCTGCCGCCACTGCGTCATCGCCGCGAGGATATCCCGTTACTTTCACAGCTGTTTCTCGAACGTCTTTCCCGCGACATGGGTTGCCCGCTGCCACAGCTGTCGTCGCAGGCGCAGCACGACCTGTATCACTACAATTGGCCCGGCAATGTCCGCGAGCTGCAGAACATTCTCGAACGTGGTCTGCTGTTCTGCGACGGTCCCACTCTTGAACAAAACCATCTGCCACAACAATTCCACTGCCAAGCACCACAACGAAACAGTTGCCCAGAAACAGCAGCAATGCCGCTCGAGAAGCCACTTCCCGAGCACCTGGAAACCATTGAACAGAAACTGATCCAGGCCGCCCTCATTGAGGCACGCGGCGTCCAGGCCAAAGCGGCGGAACTGCTCGGGATCAGTCGCAGCAACCTGCAGTACAAACTGAAAAAATACCACCTTGTCTGA